The proteins below come from a single Dermatophilaceae bacterium Soc4.6 genomic window:
- a CDS encoding helix-turn-helix domain-containing protein: MPTDSVTPSPQQLKALTHPARLRMLGMLRVDGAATATSLARALGLNTGATSYHLRQLATHGFIEEDTERGNGRDRWWRATSASTRTANPPPDDVEANDTNEAYLQAVTTIYAEQLQRSVEELPLLPRAWREVVTYSDWRLRISPAGAARLLERLQEVIESTEDEVGDDAASYVVNVNGFVRPGQLGGDR; this comes from the coding sequence ATGCCCACTGACTCCGTCACTCCCAGCCCCCAGCAGCTGAAGGCGCTCACGCACCCGGCTCGCCTACGCATGCTCGGCATGCTGCGGGTCGACGGCGCGGCGACGGCCACGAGCCTCGCCCGGGCGCTCGGCCTCAACACCGGTGCGACGTCCTACCACCTGCGCCAGCTCGCCACCCACGGCTTCATCGAGGAAGACACCGAGCGCGGCAACGGCCGCGACCGCTGGTGGCGGGCGACCTCCGCGAGCACCCGCACCGCGAACCCGCCACCCGACGACGTCGAGGCCAACGACACCAACGAGGCCTACCTCCAGGCAGTGACCACGATCTACGCCGAGCAGCTCCAGCGCAGTGTCGAGGAGCTGCCCCTGCTCCCCCGCGCCTGGCGCGAGGTGGTCACCTACAGCGACTGGCGCCTGCGCATCAGCCCGGCTGGAGCGGCCCGCCTGCTCGAGCGGCTGCAGGAGGTCATCGAGTCGACCGAAGACGAGGTGGGAGACGACGCAGCGTCCTACGTCGTCAACGTCAACGGCTTCGTCCGACCCGGCCAGCTCGGGGGTGACCGATGA
- a CDS encoding DUF222 domain-containing protein, with protein sequence MDREIEVGGGGAGAVARAAGHRAARDAVCPERLHQLATQLEREALARLSTLGDDGLRAVLGQVGRARAALARLELACVGEVLGREAASTRGFSVVDWVGQAQGQWAPLPDPRDVAAVVTVAQAMAEGQPGRDALTAAVEDGRLSVTKAAQIARWTKDVGGVADDHDLHATLSSVIELAGDDLPTEGVATENGDGAAVTSWPGRSRGLSTAELARFLSRASRLIKPARDIEDLERAQRLARSLVKSQGPAGMSVYRLQLDPEGVALLDAAVAALSAPVAGLAGERDARRPATRRADALLTLVERAVAAGSGGVGTGAGGGAGGGAGGGVCDREPPAGPVPGTGDRAQVVVTIAYESLLEGLRGAGVTLGGEVLSPSVVRRMACDARILPMVLGGDGQVLDLGRGRRLFSPAQRLLIRRRDRECTFPGCTVPATWCDVHHVRWWSRGGTTDRSNAALLCQRHHTVVHERDLEATVTPSGVSWPTGYG encoded by the coding sequence ATGGACAGGGAGATCGAGGTCGGGGGCGGCGGCGCCGGCGCGGTGGCTCGTGCCGCTGGCCACCGCGCCGCCCGTGACGCCGTCTGCCCCGAGCGCCTCCACCAGCTGGCCACGCAGCTGGAGCGCGAGGCCTTAGCGCGGCTGTCTACCCTGGGCGACGACGGACTGCGAGCGGTGCTCGGCCAGGTGGGGCGCGCTCGAGCGGCCCTCGCTCGTCTGGAGCTGGCCTGTGTCGGCGAGGTGCTCGGGCGGGAGGCTGCGTCTACCCGCGGGTTCTCCGTCGTCGACTGGGTGGGGCAGGCGCAGGGGCAGTGGGCGCCGCTTCCCGACCCCCGAGACGTGGCGGCCGTGGTGACGGTCGCCCAGGCGATGGCCGAGGGTCAGCCTGGCCGTGACGCCCTGACCGCAGCGGTCGAGGACGGGCGGCTCTCCGTGACGAAGGCCGCTCAGATCGCGCGCTGGACCAAGGACGTAGGCGGCGTCGCCGACGATCACGACCTCCACGCGACGTTGAGCAGCGTGATCGAGCTGGCCGGTGACGACCTCCCCACCGAGGGTGTGGCGACTGAGAACGGGGACGGCGCTGCAGTGACGTCGTGGCCAGGTCGGTCCCGCGGCTTGTCGACGGCCGAGCTCGCCCGCTTCCTGAGTCGGGCGAGTCGGCTGATCAAGCCCGCGCGTGACATCGAGGACCTCGAGCGGGCACAGCGGCTCGCCCGTTCGCTCGTGAAGTCGCAGGGGCCGGCCGGGATGAGCGTCTACCGCCTCCAGCTGGACCCAGAGGGTGTGGCGCTGCTCGACGCGGCCGTGGCGGCGCTGTCGGCGCCGGTTGCCGGTCTTGCCGGTGAGCGCGACGCCCGGCGGCCCGCCACGCGTCGGGCCGACGCCCTCTTGACCCTCGTCGAGCGGGCCGTGGCAGCCGGTAGCGGAGGGGTCGGCACTGGCGCAGGGGGAGGGGCTGGTGGGGGCGCGGGCGGAGGAGTCTGCGACCGCGAGCCACCCGCCGGGCCGGTCCCGGGCACCGGCGACCGGGCGCAGGTGGTGGTCACGATCGCCTACGAGTCCCTCCTCGAAGGACTGCGCGGCGCTGGGGTGACGCTGGGTGGAGAGGTGCTCTCGCCCAGTGTCGTGCGCCGGATGGCCTGCGACGCCCGGATCCTGCCGATGGTGCTCGGAGGTGACGGTCAGGTGCTCGACCTCGGTCGGGGCCGGAGGCTCTTCAGCCCGGCTCAGCGGCTGCTGATCAGGCGCCGGGATCGTGAGTGCACCTTTCCCGGGTGCACGGTGCCGGCCACCTGGTGCGACGTGCACCACGTGCGCTGGTGGTCTCGAGGAGGCACGACCGACCGCTCGAACGCCGCGTTGCTGTGCCAGCGACACCACACCGTCGTCCACGAGCGAGATCTTGAGGCCACGGTCACGCCCAGCGGCGTGTCGTGGCCGACCGGATACGGGTGA